The sequence CAGAAAATTGCACAGACAAGCCAAGGAAGAGTAGCGCTGGATGTGGCAGGTCGTTCACATAATGGATTAGAGATATATAAAGCAAGGGTGGGAACCGGGGACCGCGTAGTGATGATTCAAAGTGAAATCCACGGGAATGAAAAAACAGGAACGGAAGCTCTTCTGAATATCCTTCAGTACCTCGGGTCGAGTAATTCACCAGAGGCACAGAACATTCGTGAAGAAATTACACTAGTCGTTCTCCCTATGATGAATCCTGACGCAAGTGAATTGAATCGACGTGCGAATGATATGACATGGAGTGAGGTGGTGGAAAAGTTTCCATCATTAGCAGAAGCTACGCCCTCCTGGAATTATTACACTAGGACTCTTCAAGATGTTGATTATAGTGAACGCCCTGGATTTGACGTAAATCGTGACTTTAATCCGGATTTGAATTATAGCGCTCAACCTGCTGATTTTCCCGGAAGTTCAGATCAACCTGGTTGGTATATTACACCTGAATCCCAGACAGTTAGAGATGTTTATAAGAGCTTGAGAGAGGAGTTTGGGAATGTAGATACATTTATTGACTTGCATCATCAAGGTCAATATTACGTCGAGGGGACGGATGATATTGTAACAATGTCCCTATCCGGACAGTTTGTTCCAGATCCTGGTTCACCTGAAGGAAGTGATTATGCTGAGTACGCTGAGAATTATCGATATGATTATTCCAGGCAGTTAAATGTTGCAGCGTATAATGCCTTACAATCCATCGGAAATTCACCGTTTACTAACATTACCCTGTATCAGCAAGAATTAGATCTTCCTGGGACAGCCCTTGGATCATTCGCCCTTAATGGTAGCGGTACTGTGCTGTTCGAAGTAAGAGGACAAACATGGACTCTGGGACAAAAGAAAAAAGGTCAATTAGTAAAAGCAGTTGAGACGGGATTAAATTCAATTATCACCGGTGTGGCTAACGACAGCATTGATGACCTCAATCCAGAAGATTATGAAGATATTCCAGAAACGGCATATAGACCTGGTTTATAGTGATAGAACAGCTGACTCCAATCAGGGGAGTCAGCTTCTACTGTTCTATTTATACTGTGATTTTTTCACCTGGTCCCGGTGGAAGGGAGAATCTTCAACTTCATTCACTACGCTAAATGGATTATGATCCAAATCGAAAAACTCAAATCCTTTCATTCCTCCAAAGTCTTCAATTTCAGAAGTGACGACCCCAGAGTTCTTTAAATCCTTATGAACCTCCTCAATGTCTTCTACCAAGAAATTAAAGTACACATTCTTCTTTTTCCCACTGATGACAAATTCAGTAGGCTGAGGGGAATCCACTTGAACCAATCCTAATTGAGTGTCACTATTTGGGAAATAAAAACCTGCACCACCATCCCAGGTATCAATCTTTCTTACACCTAAATGCTTTTCATACCATTTCATCGATTTCTCCATGTCCGTCACAGGTATAAATACACTACCCACTTTAAACAAAACACTCACTCCTCCTATTTGGAATTCATTGGTATAACGATTATACTAGAATAAAAGTTACAAATGTTTTTAAATTTTTTTGAAAGGACGAAAAAGTTGATTTTTGAGGAACTGGAAACTACGATTCTAAAACTTTATAAGTATTGTGTAAAGCTCTCTGCTTCTACACCAGAGGCAGAAGACCTTGTTCAGGAGACTCTTTTAAAAACGTACAAATTGAAGAAATCAGAACCTGAACGAGACTTATCCATGTCCTTTCTCTATACCATCGCCAAAAACCTTTTTATTGATGGAAAAAGAAAAAGAAACGGGCTTGTTTTAATCAATGAGGATTATCATTTCCAATCAAAAGACTTTATCGAATATGACGCTCTGTTGGAATGTCTATTTACAGCTTTGCCCCTTAAGCAAGCTATGCTTCTCACATTGAAAGACGTGTTTGGCTACTCATCTAAAGAAATCGCCTCTATGCTTCGAATCAGCGATGCATCCGTAAAAACCGCTCTTCATCGAGCTAGGAATAAAATAGTGGAGGGTGTACCTTATGAAAATTCAGATGAAAAGATCCTTCGTGAAATAACAAACTCCATCAAAGAATCAAATTCCTTACGATTATTTCAGTATTATCGCCTACTAGAAACCAAGTATTACAATACCTCGAGAAGCGCAGTGAATATCCTTTGTTATGTGGTTGATCCAGATGGAAATGTGTTAGAAATCATCAATTAAGGAGGTTTAAGAATATGATTACGCGTAACATAAAAGTGAAAGAAATTGGTGGATTGAACTTAGTAGGGTTTCGAGTCGTATGTCCTGGTGACGAGTACATCATAGAAATCCCAAAAGCTGCTGCTAAATTGAAAGAAAGGGTCGATGAGATTCAACATCTTGTAAATAAGCAGATTCAACTAGGTGCGTTTGTAGCAGAGGATGCTACTGTCGATTTGGATGGATACTGGGTAGGGATGGAAGTGGAGAAGATTGAAGTTATTCCCCCAGGCATGGTGTCATTAACGATTCCTCCCCAAACCTATGTAAGCACCTTTTATCAAGGGACGAATCATGGAATTAGAGATGCATATCGTGACATGCATGAATGGGCAGAGATAAACGGATATGCAAGAAGAAGAGATTTATGGCATGTAGAGAGATTTTATCGTTTTGATAATAGTGATCAGGTTGAAGTGGAATTGTTGGATACAGTTGATTTGAAGTGATTAGATGACTGACTCTGATAGTGGAGTCGTTTTTTTTGATTGGATGTAAGTTGGTAAGGGATTTTGTTTTATTCATGTAGAAAAATTGGTTGCAACGCCTTTTAATTTTAAATATGAAAATAAATATCTGCATCTAAATAGTTATAGGCGGGAGTGTGCTAATACCTTTGGAGGAATCTCCGTTTAGTGAGAAATTTGCCTGGGTTGAGGACAGGTTTGGTGTGTCATGGCAGTTGAATTTATCGAAGAGAGAGGAATGATTGGATCCTTACACTAGGTGAGGGAGTGTTTTGTTGATATATTTTTTTTAGAAAAAGAGATAGAATAGGGTTCTGGTATTGTCACTACAAAAGATGGAGGCACACATATGAAAACTGAAAAACAGAAAATGCTCGATGGAGAATTTTACGAACCATGGGATCCTCAATTAATGGAAGAGAGAAAACAAGCACGTTTTTTAACACGCATGCTTAATCAAACGACAGAAGAAGAAGACGGGGATAGAGTAGTTGCCATAAAAAAATTGTTCGGATCTACTGGGGAAAGCGTTTATTTAGAGCCTAACTTCAGATGTGATTATGGATATAACATTCACGTGGGCAACCATTTCTTTGCTAATTTTAATTGTGTGATATTAGATGTGTGTGAAGTCCGCATCGGTGAAAATTGTATGCTCGCACCTGGAGTACATATTTACACAGCGACTCATCCAATGAATCCGGTTGAGAGAAACAAAGGACCGGAATTTGGGAAGCCTGTCAAAATAGGAGACAACTGCTGGATTGGTGGAGGCGCAATCATTAATCCCGGAGTGACGATAGGTGATAATGTGGTTATAGCTTCAGGCGCTGTTGTGACAAAGAATGTCCCTTCTAATGTCGTGGTGGGTGGAAATCCTGCCCGTATCATCAAGGAGATTGACTTGGAAGAGAAGAGATAAGCGTATTTATAAAGCAGAGTAAAGCAGCTGGAATCAATCTATCCCAGCTGCCATGATTAGAACTTCTCTGGAAACTGCTTGACAATTCCGCCCGATAGGACATCAGCCAGGTGAAGAATATGTGCTTTCCCTTTATCAAAGCTTGTTATGTTTCCTTTCCAGTCTTTCTTGATTCGTGCAATCGCTTCATCGGTGACGAATTGCAAGTGCATATATAACAGGTCTTTAAGCGCATTTTCAGACCAGTAAGGATTTGCTTTTGCTAAGAATCCTGCAATGTCATCTGCATTTTGATACCATTCTTTGTTAAATTTCTCCACTTCTGCTTGCTTTCCATTTTTAGCAGCATCAACGATTTTTCCTGCCAATACAATATGCTCGGTCAACAAATCAGCTAGCTTATTCCCAGCCTCTTCACCATAATAAGGTTTAATTGCATTTCCGATGTCTTTCTGATTTTGAAGTAATCTTGCAAGAACCACATCTTGATCCTCTAATTCATCAACGGCACTAATAATATAATTCCTGGTATAGATAACATGATCGTTCCATAAAATTCTAATGTCTTCTTTTGCTTTCATGCTGGCTTCACTCACACATTCAGCCTGCTTTGCTTCAGCTGAAGCACCGATCCCAGGGAAGTAAGAAAGAGTGATCATCACAACCATTACAAGAAATCCAATCTTTTTCATTAAAAAACCTCCATTCATTTAGCTTTGCCCCATTATTATTTACTTCTTTTCCCCATTCACTCATAAAAACTCAATCGGAAAAATATGTTAATTTAAAAATTGAGAGGGACGGACCTTGAATCTTCAAACGTACGAAACCTACATTTACGCTTAGGGAGCAGGTGAGGTGTAGTTGAAAAGAGGGAGGTAAGTGGCATGTCGGCAAACCTCTCACTTTTTGGATGCGCAATACATTGGGAAAAATAAAAAGGGCTGCCAATTTTCAAAAAAACCGTTGCTTGTCCTCACCAAATAGCCTTTTTCGACATAAAGTGTTCTATGGAGGTGATGCTTTGGCAAGAAAATTACTAGAATATCTTTTTATCAGGACCTCAGATACACATGCCAAGATTGACTTGGGATCTCCTTCCCTCTCAAATATGCACGTTGCACAGTTCGGGGTTACTCTTCGACCCCTCGTTAAGCAAGAGAACAATGGTTATAAGATCAACAGTCCATACTGAAAAAATGAAGCGAGCACCAGTATGAAACTCCGCCGATCAATAAGTCAATGATGATGAATAAAGTGAATAAGAACGTGTTTACAGAAATACAATAGAGATAAAAATCTAAGCCCCATAAGAAAGTCACCTCCATTTGATATAGATAAAAAAGAGTTTCCTGATGTTGAACAGGGAACTCTTTTTTTCACAATGAGGTGATCATACACCTTGAAAATCCAATCAGGCTAGTCCTTCCGTGAATATAGTACTATATATCTAATTTTAGGAGGAATTAAAGTGAAAACACTTATGATTGATCCCGGACATGGAGGATTGGATCCTGGTGCTACTTATAGAGGGTTTGAAGAGAAAGTCTTCAATCTATTGACAGCCCGACTTGTACAAAACTATTTAATGGAAAATTATAAAGTGAATATCATTATGACTAGAACAGAAGACAAAACGCTATCCTTATCAGATCGTTCTACACTTGCTAATGTCTCAAAGCCCGATTTCTTCCTATCTATTCATCATAATGCTGGTGGTGGAAGCGGCTTTGAAAGTTATGTTTATAGTGGCAGCGTACCAGCTCAAACCTTTATTTATCAGAATATAATTCATGATGCAGTAATGACTGCAATTAAGCCTTTCAATGTGGTGGACAGAGGGAAAAAGAGAGACAATTTTCATGTATTGAGGGAAACGAACATGCTATCCTTACTGGTGGAGGTTCTTTTTGTAGACAATCCAAGAGATATCTCATTATTGAACAATTCTGAATTTAGAAATGCCGTTGCTGTGGCCATTGCACGTGGTATCGCGAAGGCATTAGAATTACCGCCAAAATCGGATAATAAAAAGTCTCTATTTAAGGTGATCGCTGGTTCTTTTACGGAAAGAAAAAATGCAGAAAACAGAGTGAATGAGCTTAAAAAAAATTCCATTGAATCGGTTATCGACATTCTATCAGAATCCAGTAATACCTACTATCGAGTACAGGCCGGTGCTTTTGCAATCAGGGATAATGCTGAAAGCCAAGTGGCTAAATTGAAAATGTTTGGAATCGATTCATTTATTAGTGTTGAGGTGGTAAGTACTAATTTACCCCTGACTCAACCAAAAGAAACTGATTCTTAAGAGTCTCTTTAAAGTCAGGCATCAATAATCTGCTCAATAATACATTGGAAGATATTAATAATTCCTGAACTTCCCGCTAATAATAATTATACGTTCGGGAGGTGAATCTTATGGTTGAAAAAAGTTTTGAACAAATTTACGAGGAATACAAACAGCAAGGTAAATTTCAAGCTAAAGTAGAAATGGCTCAGGAGCTGGCATCTGGCGCGGAACAGATTGTAGCCGTTCGCCGAAATGCGGAAGACGATCTCATCGCTTTTAAAACCGAAAGTGGGAGAGAGCTTGATTATATCACTGCACTCGAAGAAGCAAAGTCAGGAAAACTGGCTCATGTAGATGTGATTCATCGATATGGAAGAGATGTTCTTCGCAGTGAACCTGACGGCCTGAAAGAGAATAACCTTAGTGAACTTCCTTCTTTTTAAAAAGTATAAAATCGAGCATAAAACCAGGGTTGGTTTTATGCTCGATTTTATTATTAGGGAAATGCTTTATCAATTAACACCATAATGAATAAATCCTATTTCCACCTTCAATCTTGTACCCTCAATAAATGCTATATCATTCGTTCCCGTTCAACAAAAAATTGCTTCATAACCTTATAATGGCTCGTTTCTACCAATGAAGATTCGAATATATGTCTGAGAAGATAAAGACATAATGTCCCGGCATAATTAAAATCCGGGTACAAAAAAATGCCATCACGATTTACGTAATGGCATCCCATTTTATAACCTTATCTTGAAGGTTCGAGAAGAACAACACTTTCTATGGTTGTAGCCAAAAGGCTGAGGTCTGTAAATTCTTCAACTTTCATTGAATCAACATATGTGATTTGAAAGCATTCCTTGTCCAAATGGTAGGTAACGGTCATAACAGGTGAGTGATCATGACTTGAAATCGTATGAACAATCTCACTATCCTTGAATTCCTTAAGAGTATTGAGCATGGTTACGATATTTTCTAGTGACATATAACATGTCTCCCTTCTACTTGCTCGAGGGATTGACTAAATACAGTCTCGTAGACCCAATGAAATTTAAGTATAACACATAAACGTATAAATAGAAACACTTGTTCTTAAAATCAGTGGAAATGAGCTCTTCGTCACAGAGATCATACGTATACCTCCTTTTTTGACGTCATATGATGTAAGAAAAAGGGAGGTGGGTGATGAGATGGTAAATCAACTTTCAAGAGATGATCCCTACAAATTGAACTATCCAGACGATATGCTGGCCATTATCCGGAAAGGATTAAATCCAACTAAGTCTAAAAAAGTGATAATCGTTGGAGCAGGAATGAGTGGTTTAGTCGCTGCTTCTCTACTGAAAAAAGCCGGGCATGACGTAACGATTTTAGAAGGAAATAAACGAATCGGCGGCAGGGTATATACTGTTCGCAAGCCATTCACACCCGGTAATTATTTGGACCTGGGAGCTATGAGGATCCCCGATAACCACAAATTAGTGTTCGAATATATAAGAAAATTCAACCTGCCCTTTCAAGAATTCATCAATAGTTCTCCAAGAGATTTACTATTAGTAAACAATATCCTAACAACAAGAGAACAATACGAAAAAAACCCCGACATTATACAGTATCCTTTACCAGAAGGTGAACAGGGAAGAACAGCTTCGGAATTGTTTATTGAAGCGACCAAGCCCTTTATGGATTTATATAATAAAAGTGATCATGAAGAACAGGAAAAATTAATTAAACAATACTCTGGTTATTCTATGGGACAATTTTTAGCAAACAATCCATTTGGTAAATCATTATCCGTAAATGCAATTCGAAAAATCAATGTTATTCTCGGGATAGAAGGGTTCCCTGAGTTCTCGTTCGTCGATATATTAAAAGACATCATTTTCCCTATATTCAGGAAAGAAACCAAATTTTATCAAATAACAGGAGGTAACGACCACTTACCTTACGGATTTGTTCAAGAACTTGGGTCACACATTCTACTGAATCAAAAAGTGACCCACATTATTCAATCCAATAGAGGAGTAAGTGTTCGATCAAGAGATTCCATTGACGGATTGGTGCGTGAATACAATGCCGATTATGTCATCGTAACCGTACCATTTACTGTCTTTCAGTTTATCGAGGTCGTACCTTATAATTCAATATCCTTTAAAAAGTGGCAGGCGATTCGGGAAGTAACGAATGTTCCAGCCGTGAAAATAGGAATTGAATTTCGTCGTCGCTTCTGGGAAGACTTGAACTACGGAAACATCGTGTCAGATCTTCCCACCCGCTTTACGTATATGCCAAGTCACGACAGAGGCAGCAACAAACCAGGGGTCATGTTAGCGAGTTACAGCTGGGGCCAGAATGCACTCTTATGGAACAGCAAACCAAAAGAAGAAATCATCAAAGAGGTTTTAGAAGACCTTTCTAAAGTATATGGTGAACAAGTGTATACTGAAATACTGAATTATGTAGTTTACAACTGGAGTAAAAATCCATTCTCGGCTGGATGTTTTACCCTTTATACCCCTGGTCAGGCAAGTGATATTGGGGATTATATTAAGATACCTGAAGGCAGAATTCATTTTGCTGGAGAGCACACTTCCTCCTTTCATGGTTGGATGGAAGGGGCGGTTGAGTCGGGGGTGAGGGCAGCCAATGAAGTGAATAGCAGATAAGGATTTAACGCATGAGATTACTCATGCGTTTGTTTTTATAGGAAACTTTTAATAGAGAATAAAAAATCAATCATATTTTATTGGAAAACAATAAATCTCATTATATAATTTAGAAAAACATGGTATCAGAGGTGTGTTATGAAACGAGGAACGACGACTTTTTTAAAAGGGGCAGTAATGGCAGTAGGAGCGATTGTATTCATCCTTTGTGTTGTCTGGTTGCCAACCATGGCAAAGCATTCTGCTGATCTATTTCCCGAATTCGCTTATTTGAAATGGCCGATTCTAATAGGGGTATACTTAACAGCGGTTCCATTTAATTTAGCGCTGTATCAAGCTTTTAAGCTTTTAAAGTATATTGAAGAGAACGCTTTTTCAGCGAAAGCAATAGTGGCTCTTCACCGAATAAAACTGAATGCCTTACTAATCACTGCCATTTATGTGGCAGGTATAGTGTTTCTATTAATCCAAAATGCTCTACATCCTGGTATTGCCATGGTAGGGATCATCATTAGTTTTGCGTCTGTAACCATTTCGATTTTCGCAGCAGTCCTTCAAGAATTACTGCGAAATGCACTTAAACTTAAATCTGAAAATGATTTCACGGTATAAGGTGAAGTAGGAAATCCGACCGAATCCCTGAAAAAACCTTCTACTCTATCAACCTCCTGCATAAAGTTAACTATTAAATACTTTATATAGGGGTACTGATGATGTCGTATAAGTCTCGAAACAACAATAGCTTAGTCCCACTAGTATTCGTCTCTATGAAGGCCATCATTCGGGTAGTATTGATCGGTATTGTCCTCATGTATTTGACCGTATGGTTGATCTCGTCAACAGCGATTAAATTGAGAGTGGATAGTTTATTGTATTCATCGGTGTCTGAACTCGTCCCGAAGGAAACGTTTCTCATGCTGCTGTCACAGGAAATGACTGGACTCCGGGTCACTAATGAATCAGCATTAAACAATGATTTTGATTGGTTAGAGAGCGTCACGAACGTATCACTACTTGATCCACGAAGTTTATTTGGACGGGAAATCCCAGGGATAGAAAATTATCACACTCATATAGCAGTTGCAGGGAAAGGGACGGACATTACGAACCTTCCGAACGAATCGCCGGCGCCAACAGAAGATCAGTTGAAAGATCAAGAAATTGACCAGAGTCAAATCGATCAAGCAAACAACAACTCAGGAGACGGTATTCAGGAAATCGATGAAAAATCCGTCTTCATTTATCATTCCCACAGCTGGGAAGCCTTTAGTCCACTGATTAAAAACAACGACTCTAAAGATCCGGCGAGTACAAATGAGAAGGTTAATGTCATTGCTGTTGGATCAAAGTTGAAGCAAGAGCTTGAATCAAGAGGAATTGGTGCGGTTCAAGATAAGACGGATGTAAATAAAGCACTTAAAGATAAGTCATGGACGTATTTCGAATCGTATCAATTATCTAGGGGACTGGTCCAGGAAGCCATCGCTCAAGACAATGACCTAACCTACCTGATCGATATCCACCGGGATTCCCAGCCAAGAAACATCACAACCAAAACCATTAACGGCAAAAACTATGCCCGCTTATTTTTTATTGTAGGAAAAGAAAACAAAAACTTCGAAAAGAACCTGAAAATCGCTAAAGAATTAAATGCTAAATTAGAAGAAAAGTATCCTGGCATCAGCCGCGGAGTCTTTATCAAAACAAGAGCAGAAGGTAACGGGGTTTACAATCAGGACCTAACTGAGAGAGCCATGCTTCTTGAGTTTGGCGGAGTGGAAAATAATTTAGTAGAATTGTATAACTCAACAGAAGCATTTGCGGAGATCTTTGCAGAATATTACAAGAAGGATGCTGTCGAGGTGAATGCACAATAAGTAATGGGGGAGAAAGGACGTGTACCATGTGGTGGACGTCTTTTTTTTCAGTTCCGGAGGAGAGTGGTTTCCGTAACTGTGACAATCATGAAATTGAGTTCTTCCTCCAACGATATCCCAAATAAAACATCCCGACTACCACCGAACCTCCTAACAAAATAGCCTTCCCCTTATCCGCACCCAACACATTCACCACCACGAATGCCTCAATCAACAACGAAGGAATCTTGCCGACGGAACTGATCACAGAAAAAACCACAATTGGAATAGAGCTAAAGGCAGCCGCAACGGTTACCACACTTGAAGGCACAAATGGGACCATGCGAAATAAGATTAGAAGTATGATCCATTCGGTACCTGAGGCCTCTTTTAATTTGAGAAAATAATTGTTCGAAAGTATCTGATCAATACGAGCAAACTTAATTCCTTTTCGATATAAATAAAAACTAACAATGGCTCCTAATGATTCACCAAGTGTGGAAATTCCGATTCCAGGCCACAACCCGAATACGGAAATGTTAAAGGCCGTCAAGAAGACACTCGGTAGAAAACCAAGGATACTGATGACAACATTAATGAAAATACTGATAAAAAAGAGAGACCAATTATCGAGGCCGATGAATTCGTTCATAAAATGCTGCAGATTGAGGGACATATGTATATTCCTTTGTAAGAGATTAGACTAACCTTGAAAGATATATGAAATCTGGGAGAGGTGGAAACTATATGATATAAATTAAATAGTATCATACATGAATTTCATCCAGAACAATCCCTTGTCATTTTAGAAAAGGACTGACCACTTGTCAATGTAGCGTGCGAAAATGAGTGCAGGTAACATGATTACGACCATTGGCATACATGCACAGATATATGCTTTAAGTGTCCGGGTTAATGCAGAAAGTTAGCTTAAATTCCTAAATATAGGAAAGTAAGGAAGCCCCAATCCACTTCCATGGATGGGGGCTTTTTTAGCTGGTTAACTTCGCACAGTTTTTCCATTGAATCGATCCTACATCGCTGTGCGGATGGCTTTCCTGCTGAATGTATTTAAATTCGTCCTCTAATTCCTGCAGCGTCAACTCGAATAATTGTTTGTGGCCTTTTTTGAAAATGTTATGGATAATCAATTTGTTAATTAATTCATTTCGTCGATTTTGAATCGCTTCTTGTAGGATTTCTCCCATTGTGATCACTCCTCTTATAATGTGTCCGAATTGAGGAAGGGTCATTGAAAAAAGCCCGCTTCCCATTAGATAAGAAGAAGGCTTTATGTAACAAAACTTCAACTCATCTTCCAAGCAAATTGCTTGTGGAATTAGCACAGTGTTCTATGATG is a genomic window of Rossellomorea sp. y25 containing:
- a CDS encoding M14 family zinc carboxypeptidase → MKKKKVVSSLAAILLCTSMASTSLASSSPNGNLTNDRANLPISGFTDHAELTKALQKIAQTSQGRVALDVAGRSHNGLEIYKARVGTGDRVVMIQSEIHGNEKTGTEALLNILQYLGSSNSPEAQNIREEITLVVLPMMNPDASELNRRANDMTWSEVVEKFPSLAEATPSWNYYTRTLQDVDYSERPGFDVNRDFNPDLNYSAQPADFPGSSDQPGWYITPESQTVRDVYKSLREEFGNVDTFIDLHHQGQYYVEGTDDIVTMSLSGQFVPDPGSPEGSDYAEYAENYRYDYSRQLNVAAYNALQSIGNSPFTNITLYQQELDLPGTALGSFALNGSGTVLFEVRGQTWTLGQKKKGQLVKAVETGLNSIITGVANDSIDDLNPEDYEDIPETAYRPGL
- a CDS encoding VOC family protein, translating into MSVLFKVGSVFIPVTDMEKSMKWYEKHLGVRKIDTWDGGAGFYFPNSDTQLGLVQVDSPQPTEFVISGKKKNVYFNFLVEDIEEVHKDLKNSGVVTSEIEDFGGMKGFEFFDLDHNPFSVVNEVEDSPFHRDQVKKSQYK
- a CDS encoding RNA polymerase sigma factor — encoded protein: MIFEELETTILKLYKYCVKLSASTPEAEDLVQETLLKTYKLKKSEPERDLSMSFLYTIAKNLFIDGKRKRNGLVLINEDYHFQSKDFIEYDALLECLFTALPLKQAMLLTLKDVFGYSSKEIASMLRISDASVKTALHRARNKIVEGVPYENSDEKILREITNSIKESNSLRLFQYYRLLETKYYNTSRSAVNILCYVVDPDGNVLEIIN
- a CDS encoding GyrI-like domain-containing protein, with the protein product MITRNIKVKEIGGLNLVGFRVVCPGDEYIIEIPKAAAKLKERVDEIQHLVNKQIQLGAFVAEDATVDLDGYWVGMEVEKIEVIPPGMVSLTIPPQTYVSTFYQGTNHGIRDAYRDMHEWAEINGYARRRDLWHVERFYRFDNSDQVEVELLDTVDLK
- a CDS encoding sugar O-acetyltransferase, with product MKTEKQKMLDGEFYEPWDPQLMEERKQARFLTRMLNQTTEEEDGDRVVAIKKLFGSTGESVYLEPNFRCDYGYNIHVGNHFFANFNCVILDVCEVRIGENCMLAPGVHIYTATHPMNPVERNKGPEFGKPVKIGDNCWIGGGAIINPGVTIGDNVVIASGAVVTKNVPSNVVVGGNPARIIKEIDLEEKR
- a CDS encoding glycosyltransferase; its protein translation is MKKIGFLVMVVMITLSYFPGIGASAEAKQAECVSEASMKAKEDIRILWNDHVIYTRNYIISAVDELEDQDVVLARLLQNQKDIGNAIKPYYGEEAGNKLADLLTEHIVLAGKIVDAAKNGKQAEVEKFNKEWYQNADDIAGFLAKANPYWSENALKDLLYMHLQFVTDEAIARIKKDWKGNITSFDKGKAHILHLADVLSGGIVKQFPEKF
- a CDS encoding N-acetylmuramoyl-L-alanine amidase; this encodes MKTLMIDPGHGGLDPGATYRGFEEKVFNLLTARLVQNYLMENYKVNIIMTRTEDKTLSLSDRSTLANVSKPDFFLSIHHNAGGGSGFESYVYSGSVPAQTFIYQNIIHDAVMTAIKPFNVVDRGKKRDNFHVLRETNMLSLLVEVLFVDNPRDISLLNNSEFRNAVAVAIARGIAKALELPPKSDNKKSLFKVIAGSFTERKNAENRVNELKKNSIESVIDILSESSNTYYRVQAGAFAIRDNAESQVAKLKMFGIDSFISVEVVSTNLPLTQPKETDS
- a CDS encoding DUF3892 domain-containing protein yields the protein MVEKSFEQIYEEYKQQGKFQAKVEMAQELASGAEQIVAVRRNAEDDLIAFKTESGRELDYITALEEAKSGKLAHVDVIHRYGRDVLRSEPDGLKENNLSELPSF
- a CDS encoding flavin monoamine oxidase family protein, with protein sequence MVNQLSRDDPYKLNYPDDMLAIIRKGLNPTKSKKVIIVGAGMSGLVAASLLKKAGHDVTILEGNKRIGGRVYTVRKPFTPGNYLDLGAMRIPDNHKLVFEYIRKFNLPFQEFINSSPRDLLLVNNILTTREQYEKNPDIIQYPLPEGEQGRTASELFIEATKPFMDLYNKSDHEEQEKLIKQYSGYSMGQFLANNPFGKSLSVNAIRKINVILGIEGFPEFSFVDILKDIIFPIFRKETKFYQITGGNDHLPYGFVQELGSHILLNQKVTHIIQSNRGVSVRSRDSIDGLVREYNADYVIVTVPFTVFQFIEVVPYNSISFKKWQAIREVTNVPAVKIGIEFRRRFWEDLNYGNIVSDLPTRFTYMPSHDRGSNKPGVMLASYSWGQNALLWNSKPKEEIIKEVLEDLSKVYGEQVYTEILNYVVYNWSKNPFSAGCFTLYTPGQASDIGDYIKIPEGRIHFAGEHTSSFHGWMEGAVESGVRAANEVNSR
- a CDS encoding DUF2975 domain-containing protein — its product is MKRGTTTFLKGAVMAVGAIVFILCVVWLPTMAKHSADLFPEFAYLKWPILIGVYLTAVPFNLALYQAFKLLKYIEENAFSAKAIVALHRIKLNALLITAIYVAGIVFLLIQNALHPGIAMVGIIISFASVTISIFAAVLQELLRNALKLKSENDFTV
- a CDS encoding stage II sporulation protein P, with amino-acid sequence MMSYKSRNNNSLVPLVFVSMKAIIRVVLIGIVLMYLTVWLISSTAIKLRVDSLLYSSVSELVPKETFLMLLSQEMTGLRVTNESALNNDFDWLESVTNVSLLDPRSLFGREIPGIENYHTHIAVAGKGTDITNLPNESPAPTEDQLKDQEIDQSQIDQANNNSGDGIQEIDEKSVFIYHSHSWEAFSPLIKNNDSKDPASTNEKVNVIAVGSKLKQELESRGIGAVQDKTDVNKALKDKSWTYFESYQLSRGLVQEAIAQDNDLTYLIDIHRDSQPRNITTKTINGKNYARLFFIVGKENKNFEKNLKIAKELNAKLEEKYPGISRGVFIKTRAEGNGVYNQDLTERAMLLEFGGVENNLVELYNSTEAFAEIFAEYYKKDAVEVNAQ
- a CDS encoding VTT domain-containing protein; this encodes MSLNLQHFMNEFIGLDNWSLFFISIFINVVISILGFLPSVFLTAFNISVFGLWPGIGISTLGESLGAIVSFYLYRKGIKFARIDQILSNNYFLKLKEASGTEWIILLILFRMVPFVPSSVVTVAAAFSSIPIVVFSVISSVGKIPSLLIEAFVVVNVLGADKGKAILLGGSVVVGMFYLGYRWRKNSIS
- a CDS encoding Fur-regulated basic protein FbpA, whose product is MGEILQEAIQNRRNELINKLIIHNIFKKGHKQLFELTLQELEDEFKYIQQESHPHSDVGSIQWKNCAKLTS